In Bacteroidales bacterium, one DNA window encodes the following:
- the purE gene encoding 5-(carboxyamino)imidazole ribonucleotide mutase, translating to MEPKVSIIMGSTSDLPVMEEAAKVLDEFGIPFEINALSAHRTPDKVMEFAKKAYSRGVKVIIAGAGGAAHLPGVIAASTPIPVIGVPIKSSNSIDGWDSILSILQMPAGIPVATVALNGAANAGILAAQILATGNKEILNKIIDYKENLKIKIIKANDELSKVKFKHKVK from the coding sequence ATGGAACCAAAAGTTAGTATTATTATGGGAAGCACTTCCGATTTGCCTGTTATGGAAGAAGCTGCCAAAGTTCTCGATGAATTTGGAATTCCTTTTGAAATCAATGCACTTTCAGCACACAGAACTCCCGACAAAGTTATGGAGTTTGCAAAAAAAGCATATTCAAGAGGCGTGAAAGTCATAATTGCTGGAGCAGGCGGAGCAGCTCATCTGCCGGGTGTCATTGCAGCCAGCACTCCAATTCCGGTTATTGGCGTACCCATTAAATCATCTAATTCCATTGATGGATGGGATTCCATTCTTTCGATTCTGCAAATGCCCGCCGGAATTCCGGTTGCTACGGTAGCTTTGAATGGTGCTGCAAATGCAGGTATTCTTGCCGCTCAGATTCTTGCAACAGGAAATAAAGAAATTTTAAATAAGATTATTGATTATAAGGAAAATTTAAAAATAAAGATTATTAAAGCAAATGATGAACTTTCTAAAGTGAAGTTTAAACACAAAGTAAAATAA
- the obgE gene encoding GTPase ObgE, protein MSESNFIDYVKIFCKSGKGGGGSVHLRHEKSKPRGGPDGGNGGRGGHVIIKGNKQLWTLLHLKYTKHITAKDGGKGSHNLCTGADGNDAIIEVPLGTIIKNFETNETELEITEDGETKIFMSGGRGGMGNHYFRTATHQTPRFAQPGEKGTEGWKIFELKLLADVGLVGFPNAGKSTLLSVLSAAKPEIADYPFTTLVPNLGVVAYREHRSFVMADIPGIIEGASEGKGLGLRFLRHIERNSLLLFIVPANSENIKKEYEVLLNELKTYNPELLDKKRILAISKSDLINENEMKKIKKNIPKIPFVFISSHTGFGLMELKDVLWKELNNE, encoded by the coding sequence ATGTCCGAATCTAATTTTATTGATTACGTAAAAATTTTTTGTAAATCGGGAAAAGGCGGAGGTGGTTCCGTTCATTTGCGCCATGAAAAATCAAAACCGAGAGGCGGTCCCGATGGCGGAAATGGCGGCAGAGGCGGGCATGTTATTATTAAAGGCAATAAACAATTGTGGACACTTCTTCATTTAAAATACACAAAACATATTACCGCAAAAGACGGAGGAAAGGGGAGCCATAATTTATGTACAGGCGCTGATGGAAATGATGCCATTATTGAAGTTCCTCTTGGCACAATAATTAAAAACTTCGAAACAAATGAAACGGAACTTGAAATTACTGAAGACGGCGAAACAAAAATTTTTATGTCGGGTGGGAGAGGAGGCATGGGAAATCATTATTTCAGAACAGCAACTCATCAAACTCCAAGATTTGCACAGCCGGGAGAAAAAGGAACTGAAGGATGGAAAATATTTGAATTAAAATTATTGGCTGACGTTGGTCTGGTTGGATTTCCTAATGCAGGGAAATCAACATTGCTGTCTGTATTGTCAGCAGCAAAACCTGAAATTGCCGATTATCCTTTTACTACACTTGTTCCTAATTTGGGAGTGGTTGCCTACCGTGAACACAGGTCATTTGTAATGGCTGATATTCCAGGTATCATAGAGGGGGCAAGCGAAGGGAAAGGACTTGGGTTGCGATTCCTTCGACACATCGAAAGAAATTCTCTGCTTTTATTTATTGTTCCTGCAAATTCGGAAAATATAAAAAAAGAATATGAGGTTTTGTTGAATGAATTAAAAACTTATAATCCCGAACTTCTTGATAAGAAGAGAATACTTGCAATTTCAAAATCGGATTTGATAAATGAAAATGAAATGAAAAAAATTAAAAAAAATATTCCGAAAATTCCATTTGTTTTTATTTCTTCGCATACTGGTTTTGGACTCATGGAATTAAAAGATGTTTTGTGGAAAGAATTGAACAATGAATAA
- the dxs gene encoding 1-deoxy-D-xylulose-5-phosphate synthase, translating into MCRMKPKPLLDKIQYPADLRKLKEEELPQLCDELREFVIDAVSKNPGHLGANLGVIELTVAIHYVFNTPNDLLVWDVGHQAYAHKILTGRKDLFYTNRSYKGISGFPRKSESEYDCFGTGHSSTSISAILGMAVASRHNNDKERNHIAVIGDGSMTGGMAFEALNHAGVENANILIILNDNQMAIDQNVGALKEYLTDITISHAYNRVKTNVWNLLSAYRNIGIFFRSVLQKLGRGLKSSLLKQSNLFESLNLRYFGPVDGHDVVRLVKILDDLKDIKGPKILHVLTLKGKGFEKAEKDQIKWHAPGYFDKKTGEIIVPSVKEPGPPKYQNVFGETILELAEMNSAIVAVTPAMATGSSLNIMQDKMPERVFDVGIAEQHAVTFSAGMANRGLIPFCNIYSSFIQRAYDQIIHDVAIQKLHVVFCLDRAGLVGEDGATHQGLFDIAYMTSIPNMIVSAPMNEEELRNLMYTAQLNNNGPFSIRYPRGKGMMLDWRKSFNEIPIGKGRKICDGKDIAVLSIGHIGNNISKIYERLKSEELNIAHFDMRFVKPVDEEILNHVLSNYKKIVTIEDGIIKGGFGSVVLDYANEKKYKGDILKLGIPDYFIEQGTIEELQKECKLDPESIFNKIKSFA; encoded by the coding sequence ATTTGCCGGATGAAACCCAAACCTCTTCTTGATAAAATACAGTACCCTGCGGACCTTCGCAAGCTAAAAGAAGAAGAGTTGCCGCAATTATGCGATGAACTCAGAGAATTCGTTATTGACGCAGTTTCAAAGAATCCGGGACACCTTGGCGCAAATCTTGGAGTTATAGAACTTACTGTTGCCATACATTATGTTTTCAATACCCCCAACGACCTTCTTGTTTGGGATGTAGGGCATCAAGCGTATGCTCATAAAATACTGACGGGACGCAAGGATTTATTTTATACAAACCGCTCTTATAAAGGAATAAGCGGTTTTCCACGCAAGTCGGAAAGTGAATATGATTGCTTCGGGACCGGACATTCTTCAACTTCAATTTCTGCAATTCTCGGAATGGCAGTTGCATCAAGACATAACAATGACAAAGAAAGAAATCATATTGCAGTAATAGGTGATGGTTCGATGACAGGAGGAATGGCTTTTGAGGCGTTAAACCACGCCGGAGTTGAAAACGCAAACATACTGATAATTCTTAATGATAACCAGATGGCAATTGACCAGAATGTAGGTGCATTAAAAGAATATTTAACCGACATCACAATATCACATGCCTACAACAGAGTTAAAACAAATGTTTGGAATTTATTAAGTGCATACAGAAATATTGGAATTTTCTTTCGTTCGGTTCTACAAAAACTCGGAAGGGGCTTGAAATCATCGCTTCTGAAACAAAGTAATTTATTCGAATCATTAAATCTTCGTTACTTTGGGCCTGTTGACGGACACGATGTTGTTAGATTGGTTAAAATTCTCGATGATTTAAAAGATATTAAGGGTCCGAAAATTCTTCATGTTCTCACATTAAAAGGAAAAGGTTTTGAAAAAGCCGAAAAAGACCAGATAAAGTGGCATGCACCAGGATACTTTGATAAAAAAACAGGAGAAATAATCGTACCTTCAGTTAAAGAACCGGGTCCTCCAAAATACCAGAATGTTTTCGGTGAAACTATTCTTGAACTTGCTGAAATGAATTCTGCAATAGTGGCTGTAACACCTGCAATGGCTACCGGTAGCTCATTAAATATTATGCAAGATAAAATGCCTGAAAGAGTTTTTGATGTCGGTATTGCGGAACAGCATGCTGTTACTTTTTCTGCAGGTATGGCTAACCGTGGACTAATTCCGTTTTGCAATATTTACTCTTCATTTATTCAGAGAGCTTACGACCAGATAATTCATGATGTTGCCATACAAAAACTCCACGTTGTTTTTTGCTTAGACAGAGCAGGACTTGTCGGCGAAGATGGAGCAACACATCAAGGATTGTTCGATATTGCATACATGACATCTATTCCCAACATGATAGTTTCTGCACCTATGAATGAAGAGGAATTACGCAATCTCATGTACACTGCACAGCTTAATAATAATGGACCATTTAGCATACGCTATCCGCGAGGAAAAGGTATGATGCTCGACTGGAGGAAATCCTTTAATGAAATCCCTATTGGCAAGGGCAGAAAAATTTGTGATGGCAAGGATATTGCCGTTCTTTCAATCGGACACATTGGAAACAATATTTCAAAAATTTACGAACGACTGAAAAGCGAGGAACTTAATATTGCTCATTTTGATATGCGTTTTGTGAAACCTGTTGATGAAGAAATATTAAATCATGTTTTATCAAATTATAAAAAAATTGTTACAATCGAAGATGGCATTATTAAAGGAGGGTTTGGAAGTGTTGTACTTGATTATGCTAACGAAAAAAAATATAAAGGTGATATTCTTAAATTAGGAATTCCCGATTATTTTATTGAGCAGGGAACTATTGAAGAACTCCAGAAAGAATGCAAACTCGACCCCGAAAGCATTTTTAACAAAATAAAATCTTTTGCTTAA
- a CDS encoding caspase family protein: MNRALLVGINKYPGAPLSGCVNDITDMANFLVKNCKFKMQEIRLLTDSRATAKEILARLKWLITGVKKGDRILFHYSGHGAQVVTRDKKGEVDGKDEVICPVDFDWTDKHMIRDKDFAKLFSAVPKGVEFVWISDSCHSGDMSKYFPKTKQTAKTMMPPADIEWRLQTFNNQTKIQPNSLPKEASKLNVALISGCQSNQTSADATFNNRPNGALTYFLLKELQKPNGLSESLVTVVKNINKALDANDFKQNPHLEGSKEIEKKGFLDSSKVKEFYLVN, translated from the coding sequence ATGAACAGAGCATTATTAGTAGGGATTAACAAATATCCAGGTGCACCGCTAAGCGGATGCGTAAACGACATCACCGACATGGCAAATTTTCTTGTAAAAAATTGCAAATTCAAAATGCAAGAGATTCGATTGCTTACCGATTCGCGTGCAACTGCAAAAGAAATTTTAGCTCGTTTGAAGTGGCTTATAACTGGAGTAAAGAAAGGCGACAGAATTTTATTTCATTACAGCGGACACGGTGCACAGGTTGTCACAAGAGATAAAAAAGGTGAAGTTGACGGGAAAGACGAAGTTATTTGTCCCGTTGATTTTGACTGGACCGATAAACATATGATTAGAGACAAAGATTTTGCAAAGTTGTTTTCTGCGGTTCCTAAAGGAGTTGAATTTGTCTGGATTTCCGATTCATGTCACTCTGGAGACATGAGCAAATATTTTCCAAAAACAAAACAAACAGCCAAAACAATGATGCCTCCTGCTGATATAGAATGGCGATTGCAAACTTTTAATAATCAAACAAAAATACAACCAAATAGTTTACCAAAGGAAGCAAGTAAACTTAATGTTGCTTTAATTTCCGGATGTCAGTCAAATCAGACTTCTGCCGATGCAACATTTAACAACAGACCAAATGGTGCATTAACTTATTTTTTATTGAAAGAACTTCAAAAACCGAATGGTTTATCAGAATCACTTGTTACTGTTGTAAAAAATATTAACAAAGCTTTGGATGCAAATGATTTTAAACAAAATCCGCATCTTGAAGGAAGCAAGGAAATTGAGAAAAAAGGATTTTTGGATTCAAGCAAGGTGAAAGAATTTTATTTGGTTAATTAA
- a CDS encoding branched-chain amino acid aminotransferase, whose amino-acid sequence MANNIDWGKLSFGYFKTDYNVRSYFRNGKWGELETTDSENINIHMAATCLHYGQEAFEGLKAFRGKDGKIRIFRWEENWKRMANSAKGIMMAEVPKELFKKAVITAIKSNTKYVPPMESGASLYIRPLLIGTGAQVGVKPAIEYLFLVFVSPVGPYFKEGFNPVNIQIVKDFDRAAPLGTGNIKVGGNYAASLKSLGRAHDEGFSTVLYLDAKEKKYIDEAGPANFFAIKGKKYITPESTSVLPSITNMSLIELAKDMGLEVERRKIPLEELSEFDEVGACGTAAVITPIKKIIDRETKKEYLYCKDGKAGAISTKLYNKLRAIQYGEEPDKYGWVNIVEE is encoded by the coding sequence ATGGCAAACAATATTGATTGGGGAAAACTTTCGTTCGGTTATTTTAAAACCGATTATAATGTTCGCAGTTATTTCAGAAATGGGAAATGGGGCGAACTTGAAACCACCGATTCGGAAAACATAAACATACACATGGCTGCAACGTGTCTTCATTATGGACAGGAAGCATTTGAAGGATTAAAGGCATTCAGGGGAAAGGATGGCAAAATAAGAATTTTCAGATGGGAAGAAAATTGGAAGCGAATGGCAAATTCGGCGAAAGGCATTATGATGGCTGAAGTTCCCAAAGAGTTATTTAAAAAAGCTGTCATTACTGCTATAAAATCAAACACAAAATATGTTCCACCGATGGAATCTGGTGCTTCTTTATACATTCGTCCTTTGCTTATTGGCACCGGTGCACAGGTTGGCGTTAAGCCGGCAATTGAATATTTATTTTTGGTTTTTGTTTCTCCTGTTGGTCCTTATTTTAAAGAAGGTTTTAACCCTGTGAACATACAGATTGTTAAAGATTTTGATAGAGCCGCACCACTTGGAACAGGCAATATAAAAGTAGGAGGAAATTATGCAGCAAGTTTAAAATCTCTCGGCAGAGCACATGACGAAGGATTCTCAACCGTTTTATATCTGGATGCTAAAGAAAAAAAATACATTGATGAAGCAGGTCCTGCTAATTTTTTCGCTATAAAAGGCAAGAAATACATAACACCCGAATCAACATCAGTACTTCCTTCAATTACCAACATGAGTTTGATTGAACTCGCAAAAGACATGGGACTGGAAGTTGAAAGAAGAAAAATTCCCCTCGAAGAATTAAGCGAATTTGATGAAGTTGGAGCATGTGGCACAGCTGCCGTTATAACTCCAATCAAAAAAATAATTGACAGAGAAACAAAGAAAGAATATCTATATTGCAAAGATGGAAAAGCAGGTGCAATTTCCACGAAACTTTATAATAAATTAAGAGCCATCCAATATGGCGAAGAACCCGATAAATACGGATGGGTTAATATTGTTGAAGAATAA
- a CDS encoding C25 family cysteine peptidase gives MFDRKIIKIFFIVIALLLNANISFCIKYSNSKKANSGKIELVSSNLTTTIINYSLDDFTFVERKVNNRTEYSINTENATSILIAGAPDLVKFTSSILIPDMDEMRAEVISSKYKDYPNILIAPSKGNLLRNVNPDDVPYKYGEQYSKNEFFPAKLVDLKEPYILRDYRGQTIVIYPFRYNPVTKILRVYLDLTIQISSKSKNGKNQFHKTKNTNKIVEEFNNLYSRHFLNYNSLKYTPVTEKGNMLVICYGQFMAEMQPFVNWKKTEGISCEIVNIDSIGNTSSDIKTFVANYYNTKGLAFLVLVGDAAQIPSNDNSGNTSDNIYGYITGNDHYSEILVGRISAENISHVQTQVRRFLEYEKNPVITGDFGKGLCIGSDQGPGDNSEYDWQHERAIRNILINYKYHYCAELFDGSHDEQDAANNPSASMVASEINNGAGIINYTGHGSTYAWTTSGFSNSYINSTLNNISCLPFIFSVACINGDFDGKTCFAEAWLRAVDISGNPKGAVAALMSTVNQSWDPPMAGQDEMNNILTESYSGNIKHTFGGISFNGINKMLDAYSDTLMADTWTIFGDPSLMLRTDTPKVLTANHFPSILPGTLSFDVNCPIEGASVALTRKDNYDIIGTGTISSGSVSFTLPVLNLGDTFRVCCTAYNYVPYIGEFFVCNVMSVNFSAKDTICRGETSTITANAICGANYYSYSWSNTQTTSTITVTPDTTATYSVTITDAALNQVTGNSIITVNSVPKITDFNIKKSLCLTCDDGSLLVNVNEGTLPYTYSWNTKPMQTNMVAVNLHCGDYSVTVTDANGCSRMGETVIGCVRYSSDTSEVAIYSNPNNGEFTMDFLFKNVETVNIKIYNLTGEIIYSDKILVNKIQTNSIDLKSIADGIYFMEIKSDTKKFVKKIVVRK, from the coding sequence GTGTTTGACAGAAAGATTATAAAAATATTTTTTATTGTAATTGCATTATTACTTAATGCAAATATTTCTTTTTGCATTAAGTATTCGAACTCCAAAAAAGCAAATTCCGGAAAAATAGAATTAGTATCATCAAACTTAACAACGACTATTATAAATTATTCGCTTGATGATTTTACATTTGTTGAAAGAAAAGTAAACAATAGAACCGAATATTCTATTAATACCGAAAACGCAACCTCCATACTTATTGCCGGTGCACCCGATTTAGTTAAGTTTACTTCATCAATTCTTATTCCTGATATGGATGAAATGCGGGCGGAAGTCATCTCTTCAAAATATAAAGATTATCCTAACATTTTGATAGCTCCCTCAAAAGGAAATCTTCTTCGCAATGTCAATCCTGACGATGTTCCTTATAAATACGGAGAACAATATTCGAAAAATGAATTTTTTCCTGCAAAACTTGTTGATTTGAAAGAACCCTATATTCTAAGGGATTACCGCGGTCAAACAATTGTTATTTATCCTTTTCGGTATAATCCGGTTACAAAAATCCTGCGTGTATATCTTGATTTAACAATTCAAATTTCATCAAAAAGTAAAAACGGAAAAAATCAATTTCACAAAACAAAAAATACAAATAAAATTGTTGAGGAATTTAACAATTTATATTCAAGACATTTTCTGAATTACAACTCCTTAAAATATACTCCGGTTACTGAAAAGGGAAATATGCTTGTAATTTGCTACGGACAGTTTATGGCTGAAATGCAACCTTTCGTCAACTGGAAAAAAACCGAAGGAATTTCCTGTGAAATAGTAAATATTGATTCCATTGGAAACACTTCATCGGATATTAAAACATTTGTTGCTAATTATTATAATACCAAAGGACTAGCTTTTCTTGTTCTTGTGGGCGATGCTGCTCAGATTCCTTCAAACGACAATTCGGGAAATACTTCTGACAATATATATGGCTACATTACAGGAAACGACCATTATTCTGAAATACTTGTAGGACGTATATCAGCAGAAAATATTTCGCATGTGCAAACACAGGTGAGAAGATTTCTGGAGTATGAAAAAAATCCGGTAATTACAGGTGATTTCGGAAAAGGGTTATGCATTGGTTCCGACCAAGGTCCTGGCGATAATAGTGAATACGACTGGCAACATGAACGTGCTATCAGAAATATACTAATAAATTACAAATATCATTATTGTGCCGAACTGTTCGATGGAAGCCATGACGAGCAGGATGCTGCCAACAATCCATCAGCATCAATGGTCGCTTCGGAAATTAATAATGGAGCAGGAATTATAAATTATACGGGGCATGGCTCAACCTATGCATGGACCACTTCGGGATTCAGTAATTCTTATATTAATAGTACCTTGAATAATATAAGTTGTCTGCCTTTTATTTTTTCTGTTGCCTGTATAAATGGCGATTTCGACGGAAAGACATGCTTTGCCGAAGCATGGCTAAGAGCAGTTGATATTTCAGGAAATCCGAAAGGAGCTGTAGCTGCATTAATGTCAACTGTTAATCAATCATGGGACCCGCCAATGGCAGGACAAGATGAAATGAATAATATTCTTACCGAGTCATATTCAGGCAATATAAAACATACTTTCGGTGGAATTTCCTTTAACGGCATAAACAAAATGCTTGATGCTTATTCCGATACATTAATGGCAGACACATGGACAATTTTCGGCGACCCATCATTGATGCTCAGAACTGATACTCCGAAAGTACTTACAGCAAACCATTTCCCAAGCATATTACCCGGAACATTATCTTTTGATGTTAATTGCCCTATTGAAGGTGCAAGTGTTGCTTTGACCAGAAAAGATAATTATGACATTATCGGAACAGGAACAATATCAAGTGGAAGCGTATCCTTCACCCTTCCCGTGTTAAATCTTGGCGATACATTTAGAGTTTGCTGTACTGCATATAATTATGTTCCATATATCGGAGAATTTTTTGTTTGCAATGTAATGTCTGTTAATTTTAGTGCAAAAGATACTATTTGCAGGGGAGAAACGTCAACTATAACTGCAAATGCGATTTGCGGTGCGAATTATTACAGCTACTCATGGAGCAACACTCAAACCACATCCACAATTACTGTAACTCCTGATACTACTGCTACATATTCGGTTACAATTACAGATGCTGCTTTAAATCAAGTTACAGGAAACTCCATTATTACCGTGAATTCCGTGCCCAAAATTACAGATTTCAATATAAAAAAATCTCTTTGTCTGACTTGCGATGATGGGTCTTTGTTGGTCAATGTGAATGAAGGAACATTGCCATACACATATTCATGGAATACGAAACCGATGCAAACCAATATGGTTGCGGTTAATCTACATTGCGGAGATTATTCTGTTACCGTAACTGATGCAAATGGATGTTCCAGAATGGGTGAAACTGTTATCGGGTGCGTCAGGTATAGCAGCGATACAAGCGAAGTTGCAATTTATTCAAATCCCAACAACGGCGAATTCACTATGGATTTTTTGTTTAAAAATGTTGAAACGGTAAATATTAAAATTTATAATCTTACCGGCGAAATAATATATTCGGATAAAATTCTTGTCAATAAAATACAAACTAATTCCATTGACCTCAAAAGCATTGCTGATGGTATATACTTCATGGAAATTAAAAGTGATACTAAAAAGTTTGTAAAAAAAATAGTTGTTCGAAAATGA
- a CDS encoding phosphatase PAP2 family protein: MTNFIEILNSIDTRITLFLNQFHNSFFDFVMYWISDKFIWIPLYLFLLYLVIKTEKKKTYLVLFFILVLIIISDQTSCFIKDMVKRTRPCHDDGIILKIHIVKNYCGGEYGFVSSHASNIFAISIFIIKLLKQNFKWLAPSLIIWASIVSFSRIYLGVHYLGDVICGAVFGACVALMVFKIYTIVKNKIFN, encoded by the coding sequence ATGACTAATTTCATCGAAATATTAAACAGCATTGATACCAGAATAACATTATTCCTGAATCAATTTCACAACAGTTTTTTTGACTTTGTTATGTATTGGATTAGCGACAAATTCATTTGGATTCCGTTGTATTTATTCTTATTGTATCTTGTTATTAAAACTGAAAAAAAGAAAACATATCTTGTTTTATTTTTTATTTTAGTTCTAATAATTATAAGCGACCAAACTTCTTGTTTTATTAAAGACATGGTAAAACGAACACGTCCTTGCCACGATGATGGTATTATTTTAAAAATTCATATTGTAAAAAATTATTGTGGAGGCGAATATGGTTTTGTTTCATCGCATGCTTCAAATATTTTTGCAATTTCAATATTCATAATAAAACTTTTGAAACAAAATTTTAAATGGCTTGCTCCTTCTTTAATTATATGGGCAAGCATAGTTTCATTCAGCAGAATTTATCTTGGTGTACATTATTTAGGCGATGTTATTTGTGGTGCGGTTTTCGGAGCTTGTGTGGCTTTGATGGTTTTTAAAATTTATACTATTGTGAAAAATAAAATTTTTAATTAG
- a CDS encoding adenylate kinase, with the protein MLNIVLFGPPGSGKGTQSEKLIEKYNLVHLSTGDILRAEVKGGTTLGLKVKGIMERGELVSDELIIEILLDRVSKNQNAKGFIFDGFPRTIMQAEKLDQNLNNNNSPVSITVALDVPEDILMKRLLHRAQQTGRTDDTEEVIKNRIEVYKKQTFPLLDYYKKQNKLSLIHGVGSIDDIFVNVAKVIDSLKK; encoded by the coding sequence ATGCTAAATATTGTATTATTCGGACCTCCGGGTTCAGGAAAAGGAACGCAATCTGAAAAACTAATTGAGAAATACAACCTTGTTCATTTATCAACAGGTGATATTTTGAGAGCTGAAGTTAAAGGAGGAACCACACTCGGTTTAAAAGTAAAAGGAATAATGGAACGCGGAGAACTTGTTTCAGATGAATTAATAATTGAAATTCTTCTCGACAGAGTTTCTAAAAATCAAAATGCAAAAGGTTTTATTTTCGATGGTTTCCCGCGAACAATAATGCAGGCAGAAAAACTCGACCAGAATTTAAACAATAATAATTCTCCTGTTTCAATAACTGTTGCACTCGATGTTCCCGAAGACATACTTATGAAACGATTGCTTCACAGAGCACAACAAACTGGCAGAACCGATGATACAGAAGAAGTAATTAAAAACAGAATTGAAGTTTATAAAAAACAAACATTTCCTTTGCTTGATTATTACAAGAAACAAAATAAACTTTCATTGATTCATGGCGTGGGTAGTATCGATGATATTTTTGTAAACGTTGCTAAAGTGATTGATTCGTTGAAAAAATAA